In Bacteroidota bacterium, the genomic stretch TGTCGCTTGTCGCTGTCTTCGTGATCTTCAGCGAGTGACCCAGCGACCGCGACTGGTCCGTTGCCCACGTCAACGTCGAGCTCGTCGGCTGATTTCCCATCGTCCAATACGCCGGAAGCGCCCCTTCGAATCCGCCGATGGAATAGATGTCGAACGACTGCGATATCGCGACCACACTAAACAGCATGACGGCCGCGACCACCAAAAACATTGTTTTTCGCAGATCCATATATACCTCCTTGTTTGTTAATAATATACAGCAGACAGAATGAATTATGACAACAATCGGTGAAACGATAGAACGATGCAACCATTTTCGAAAACAACTTCTCTCCCGGCGTAGCGCAAAGCCCGGCGACCGCAATCGCGGGGGGACGCGTTCTTTCGCCCCATCAATCCGGCGCGATGCCGCACGATTCCCGGAGCACGAGTTCGACGGGCGTCACCGTCTTGGTGACAACGTCCGATTTATCCTTGATCATCTCGACCATTCTCCGCACCGCAAGGCTTCCCATTTCCTCGCGATGGACGTTCACCGTCGTGAGCGGCGGATCGGCATGAAGCCCCGCCTCGACGTTGTCGAAGCCGACGACGGCAACGTCTGCAGGAACTTTGATCCCTTTTTCCGCCAGGTAACGCATGCAGCCGATTCCCATGGCATCGTTGGCGGCGAAAATCGCCGTCGGCCGGTTATCGTTGCGGGAGAAAATTTTCCGTGCCGCTTCGTAACCGTCGACCATCGTCGTGTTTTCCTGGGTCACGTTCTCCCACTGTTTGTCCGGAACGATTCCCGCGTTGAGCAGCATGTTCCGGTACTGGACGTACCGCTCCTGAACGCTGGGATGTCTAATATCGCCCCCGATGAAACCGATCTTGGTATGGTTTCCCCGCAGCAGATGCTGCATGACGAGATCGGCTCCTGCCTTGTTGTCGATGGTCACGCTCGAAACGTTCGGCGCGACAAAATCTATCAACAACAGCGGAATATTTTTTTTCCTGATGTACTCGATCCACGACATTCCTATTTTTCCTGCAATGATGATCCCATCGACGTTATTGTCGAACAGAAA encodes the following:
- a CDS encoding LacI family DNA-binding transcriptional regulator gives rise to the protein MRRKPTIRDVAKKAGLSLSTVSLVLNKKGYVSETTKQKVLGIIKELDYHPQPSARGLASSLSGNIGFILTDEHFSQSEPFYTRIFLGSELEARKHNYYILLTTVGRSVKQSDNIPRFLFDNNVDGIIIAGKIGMSWIEYIRKKNIPLLLIDFVAPNVSSVTIDNKAGADLVMQHLLRGNHTKIGFIGGDIRHPSVQERYVQYRNMLLNAGIVPDKQWENVTQENTTMVDGYEAARKIFSRNDNRPTAIFAANDAMGIGCMRYLAEKGIKVPADVAVVGFDNVEAGLHADPPLTTVNVHREEMGSLAVRRMVEMIKDKSDVVTKTVTPVELVLRESCGIAPD